In Flavivirga abyssicola, the following are encoded in one genomic region:
- a CDS encoding nucleotide pyrophosphohydrolase, whose amino-acid sequence MDIKNAQKIVDNWIHEHGVRYFNELTNMAQLTEEVGEVARIIARRYGEQSEKESDKDKDLGEELADVLFVVLCLANQTGVDLQKAFDKRMDKKAKRDHDRHHNNEKLK is encoded by the coding sequence ATGGATATTAAAAACGCACAAAAAATAGTTGACAATTGGATACATGAACATGGTGTTCGCTATTTTAATGAACTTACTAATATGGCTCAACTTACTGAGGAGGTAGGTGAAGTAGCCCGCATTATTGCAAGACGTTATGGAGAACAAAGTGAAAAGGAAAGCGATAAAGATAAAGACCTAGGAGAAGAATTGGCAGATGTTTTATTTGTGGTCTTATGTTTAGCAAACCAAACAGGTGTTGATTTACAAAAAGCATTTGACAAAAGAATGGACAAGAAAGCAAAACGAGATCATGATAGACACCATAATAACGAAAAATTAAAGTAA
- a CDS encoding 3-phosphoshikimate 1-carboxyvinyltransferase → MQITLQKSTIAKQSSIQITGSKSESNRLLLLKALYPEISLDNVSNSDDSNLMTNALTTNSDLVDINHAGTAMRFLTAYFSVQEGREVTLTGSKRMKERPIEVLVEALQELGADISYVENEGYPPIKITGKKLTKHKVSLKANVSSQYISALLLIASKLENGLELTLEGDITSVPYIKMTLSLLDEIGVESSFNGNVITVKPALNNPQPKTLTVESDWSSASYYFSIAAISEVGTEITLSSYKENSLQGDSVLVDIYKHFGVSTTFNDNSSVTLKKTFSNIEPLTLNLKNAPDIAQTIAVTCFALGISCDLTGLHTLKIKETDRLVALKNEIEKLGGSVEITDKSLHLPTSNEINELVSIETYHDHRMAMAFAPLALKTAIKIEDAMVVSKSYPTFWDDLESIGFKITK, encoded by the coding sequence ATGCAAATTACACTTCAAAAATCTACAATTGCTAAGCAATCTTCAATTCAAATAACAGGATCTAAAAGTGAATCCAATAGATTATTACTTTTAAAAGCACTATATCCCGAAATTAGTCTTGATAACGTGTCTAATTCTGATGATAGTAATTTAATGACTAATGCTTTAACTACAAATTCAGATTTAGTTGATATCAACCATGCAGGAACAGCCATGCGTTTTTTAACAGCTTATTTTTCTGTTCAAGAAGGAAGAGAAGTGACGTTAACGGGATCTAAACGAATGAAGGAACGCCCTATTGAGGTTTTAGTAGAAGCACTTCAAGAGCTTGGAGCAGATATTAGTTATGTTGAGAATGAAGGATATCCACCAATAAAAATAACAGGGAAGAAGTTAACTAAACATAAAGTGTCTTTAAAAGCAAATGTAAGTAGTCAGTACATTTCTGCTTTATTGCTTATTGCTTCTAAGCTTGAAAACGGATTAGAGCTAACCTTGGAAGGCGACATAACATCGGTTCCATACATAAAAATGACGCTTAGTTTGTTAGATGAAATTGGAGTAGAATCTTCATTTAATGGAAATGTTATTACAGTAAAACCAGCACTCAATAATCCACAACCAAAAACCTTAACAGTAGAGTCAGATTGGTCTTCAGCATCCTATTATTTTAGTATTGCTGCAATTAGTGAAGTAGGGACAGAAATTACATTGTCATCATATAAAGAGAACTCTTTGCAAGGTGATTCTGTTTTAGTAGATATTTATAAGCATTTTGGAGTCAGTACCACTTTTAATGATAATAGTAGTGTTACTTTAAAGAAAACGTTCTCAAATATAGAACCATTGACTTTAAATTTAAAAAACGCTCCAGATATTGCACAAACGATAGCAGTTACATGTTTTGCTTTGGGAATATCTTGCGATTTAACAGGACTTCATACTCTTAAAATTAAAGAAACTGACAGATTGGTTGCTCTAAAAAATGAAATAGAAAAATTAGGAGGAAGTGTTGAAATCACAGATAAATCCTTGCATTTACCAACTTCTAATGAGATTAATGAACTGGTTTCCATTGAAACCTATCACGATCATAGAATGGCAATGGCATTTGCACCTTTAGCGCTTAAAACAGCCATAAAAATTGAAGATGCGATGGTCGTTTCCAAATCATATCCAACTTTTTGGGACGACTTAGAATCTATCGGATTCAAAATAACTAAATAA
- the queA gene encoding tRNA preQ1(34) S-adenosylmethionine ribosyltransferase-isomerase QueA → MKLSNFGFNLPEELLAEYPAENRDESRLMVLNRKEQTIEHKMFKDLIDYFDEEDVLILNNTKVFPARLYGNKEKTGARIEVFLLRELNEEQRLWDVLVDPARKIRIGNKLYFGDDDTLVAEVIDNTTSRGRTLRFLYDGSYTEFRRKLNELGETPLPKYIKRDVEPDDEDRYQTIYAKNEGAVAAPTAGLHFSKHLLKRLEIKGVDFAEVTLHVGLGTFNPVEVEDLSKHKMDSEELKIDEKAVHIVNKGIENKRRVCAVGTTAMRAIESSVSSNGKLNEIDGWTNKFIFPPYDFSIANCMITNFHTPKSTLLMMVSAFAGHDFIKKAYEEAVKEKYKFYSYGDAMLII, encoded by the coding sequence ATGAAATTATCAAACTTTGGTTTCAATCTTCCAGAAGAATTATTAGCAGAATATCCAGCAGAAAACAGAGACGAGTCGCGTTTAATGGTTTTGAATAGAAAAGAACAAACCATTGAGCACAAAATGTTCAAGGATTTAATAGACTATTTTGACGAAGAAGATGTATTAATACTTAATAATACTAAAGTATTTCCTGCAAGATTATATGGTAATAAAGAAAAAACAGGAGCAAGGATAGAAGTGTTCTTATTAAGAGAATTAAATGAAGAACAACGTCTTTGGGATGTTTTGGTAGACCCTGCACGTAAAATTAGAATTGGGAATAAGTTGTATTTTGGTGATGATGATACGTTAGTAGCAGAAGTTATAGATAATACGACATCTAGAGGGCGTACATTACGTTTTTTATATGATGGATCTTATACCGAATTTCGCAGAAAATTAAACGAGCTTGGAGAAACACCACTTCCAAAGTATATAAAAAGAGATGTAGAACCAGATGATGAAGACCGTTACCAAACCATATACGCAAAAAACGAAGGTGCTGTAGCTGCACCAACTGCGGGCCTTCACTTTTCTAAACACTTACTAAAAAGGTTGGAAATTAAAGGTGTAGATTTTGCTGAAGTCACTTTGCATGTAGGTTTAGGAACTTTTAATCCAGTTGAAGTAGAAGATTTATCGAAACACAAAATGGATAGTGAAGAGCTGAAAATTGATGAAAAAGCAGTGCATATTGTAAACAAAGGTATAGAAAATAAAAGGCGCGTTTGTGCTGTAGGGACTACAGCTATGCGTGCTATAGAAAGTTCTGTATCATCAAATGGTAAACTAAATGAAATTGATGGATGGACTAATAAATTCATTTTCCCTCCATACGATTTTAGTATCGCTAATTGTATGATTACCAATTTTCATACCCCAAAATCAACATTATTAATGATGGTATCTGCATTTGCTGGACATGATTTTATCAAAAAAGCATACGAAGAAGCTGTAAAAGAGAAATATAAGTTTTACAGTTATGGAGATGCTATGTTAATTATATAA
- the rlmN gene encoding 23S rRNA (adenine(2503)-C(2))-methyltransferase RlmN translates to MAASKKDIRSLTKDDLRAFFVKQGDKAFRGNQVYEWLWQKSAHTFKDMTNVSKETRQMLEDNFVINHIEVDTMQRSKDGTVKNAVRLHDGLIVESVLIPTATRTTACVSSQVGCSLDCKFCATARLKRMRNLNPDEIYDQVVAIDKESRLYHNRPLSNIVFMGMGEPLMNYNNVIKAIDKITSSEGLGMSAKRITVSTSGVPKMIKKMADDAVKFNLAVSLHSAIDSVRTSIMPFNETFPLVDLKEALEYWYTKTKRKISYEYVVWRGINDTQKDIDAFVKFCKYVPCKVNIIEYNPIDDGEFQQATNDALENYINTLEKNRIVVNVRRSRGKDIDAACGQLANKK, encoded by the coding sequence ATGGCAGCAAGTAAAAAAGACATTCGTTCATTAACTAAAGACGATTTAAGAGCATTCTTTGTAAAACAAGGAGATAAAGCTTTTCGAGGTAACCAGGTTTATGAATGGCTTTGGCAAAAGTCGGCGCATACTTTTAAGGATATGACCAATGTTTCAAAAGAAACACGTCAAATGTTAGAAGATAACTTTGTTATTAACCATATTGAGGTTGATACCATGCAACGGAGTAAAGATGGTACGGTAAAAAATGCGGTTCGATTGCATGATGGCCTAATAGTAGAATCAGTTTTAATACCTACCGCAACAAGAACAACGGCCTGTGTATCCAGCCAAGTAGGATGTAGTTTAGATTGTAAATTTTGTGCAACGGCGCGTTTAAAGCGTATGCGTAACTTGAATCCGGATGAGATTTACGATCAGGTAGTTGCTATTGATAAAGAAAGTCGTTTATATCATAATCGCCCGTTAAGTAATATTGTATTTATGGGTATGGGAGAGCCGCTTATGAATTATAATAATGTCATAAAGGCTATCGATAAAATCACATCTTCAGAAGGCTTAGGGATGTCTGCGAAGCGTATTACCGTATCTACATCGGGTGTGCCAAAAATGATAAAAAAAATGGCAGATGATGCCGTGAAATTCAATTTAGCTGTCTCTCTACATTCAGCGATTGATTCTGTTCGTACATCCATTATGCCCTTCAATGAAACCTTTCCTTTAGTAGATTTAAAAGAAGCATTAGAGTATTGGTATACAAAAACTAAACGTAAAATTAGTTACGAATATGTGGTTTGGAGAGGTATAAATGATACCCAAAAAGATATTGATGCCTTTGTGAAATTTTGCAAGTATGTACCATGCAAAGTTAACATTATTGAATATAATCCCATTGACGATGGTGAGTTTCAACAAGCTACGAATGATGCTTTAGAAAACTATATCAATACCCTGGAGAAAAATAGAATCGTTGTAAATGTACGCCGTAGTAGGGGGAAAGATATTGATGCAGCTTGCGGACAATTGGCAAATAAAAAATAA
- a CDS encoding polyprenyl synthetase family protein — MKIVEQIKQPIAYEMDLFEQKFQLSMSSKVALLNRITHYIVNRKGKQMRPMFVFLVSKMVSNGEVSERTYRGASVIELIHTATLVHDDVVDDSNRRRGFFSVNALWKNKIAVLVGDYLLSKGLLLSIDNGDFDLLKIISIAVREMSEGELLQIEKARKLDITEDVYYEIIRQKTATLIAACCSLGAASVKPESKHVESMRKFGELIGMAFQIKDDLFDYGDTQIGKPTGIDIKEQKMTLPLIYVLNQSSKKDKNWLINSIKNHNKDIKRVKEVIAFVKNNGGLDYAIKKMKAFQDEALQMLQTFPESDYRNSLELMVNYVIDRKK; from the coding sequence TTGAAAATAGTAGAGCAAATAAAGCAGCCAATAGCTTATGAGATGGATCTTTTCGAGCAAAAGTTTCAACTCTCTATGTCTAGTAAAGTGGCATTACTTAATAGAATTACACACTATATTGTAAACCGCAAAGGGAAGCAAATGCGCCCTATGTTCGTGTTTTTGGTTTCTAAAATGGTGTCTAATGGCGAAGTTAGTGAACGTACTTATAGAGGTGCTTCAGTTATTGAACTCATACATACAGCAACTTTGGTACACGATGATGTGGTTGATGATAGCAATCGCCGTCGTGGATTTTTCTCTGTAAATGCCCTTTGGAAAAATAAAATAGCAGTTTTAGTTGGTGATTACTTACTGTCTAAAGGATTGCTTTTAAGTATCGATAATGGTGATTTCGATTTACTCAAGATTATTTCTATTGCGGTTCGTGAAATGAGTGAGGGTGAATTACTTCAAATTGAAAAAGCCAGAAAACTTGATATTACAGAAGATGTTTACTACGAAATTATTCGTCAGAAAACAGCAACCCTAATTGCCGCTTGCTGTAGTTTAGGGGCAGCATCTGTAAAACCAGAGTCGAAACATGTAGAGTCCATGCGAAAGTTTGGGGAACTTATTGGTATGGCGTTTCAAATAAAGGATGATTTGTTTGACTATGGAGATACCCAAATAGGAAAACCTACAGGGATAGATATCAAAGAGCAAAAAATGACGTTACCTTTAATTTATGTTCTCAATCAATCTTCAAAAAAAGACAAAAACTGGCTCATTAATTCTATAAAAAATCATAATAAAGATATCAAACGTGTTAAGGAAGTTATTGCTTTTGTGAAAAATAATGGGGGTTTGGATTATGCTATAAAGAAAATGAAAGCATTTCAAGATGAGGCACTACAAATGCTTCAAACATTTCCAGAATCAGATTATAGAAATTCACTGGAACTTATGGTGAATTATGTGATTGATAGGAAGAAGTAA
- a CDS encoding RNA polymerase sigma factor, translated as MKSFLKVIQLHKDESSLIKKAIKNNREAQHVLFEIHAPKMLSVCRYYIKDLQQAEEAMLNGFFKVFSNLKSFKNEGSFEGWIRRIMVRESISFLRQKKRIEFSVEDFEFSNDYTNDMSTEIEVAEIQQLIDALPEGYKMVFVMYAIQGYKHYEIAEILNITEGTSKSQLFKARKWLREKIKELNKTTSYGTH; from the coding sequence ATGAAATCATTTTTGAAAGTAATACAATTGCATAAAGACGAATCGTCACTTATAAAAAAAGCGATTAAAAATAATCGTGAAGCACAGCACGTCTTGTTTGAAATACATGCTCCAAAAATGCTAAGTGTATGTAGATATTATATAAAAGATTTACAACAAGCCGAAGAAGCGATGCTTAACGGTTTTTTTAAAGTGTTTTCTAATTTAAAAAGTTTTAAAAATGAAGGGAGTTTTGAAGGTTGGATTAGACGGATTATGGTAAGGGAATCTATTTCCTTTTTAAGACAAAAAAAACGAATAGAGTTTTCTGTTGAGGACTTTGAGTTTAGCAACGATTATACAAATGATATGAGTACTGAGATAGAAGTTGCCGAAATACAGCAACTTATTGATGCGCTTCCAGAAGGCTATAAAATGGTATTTGTTATGTATGCTATACAAGGGTATAAACACTACGAAATAGCAGAGATTCTGAATATTACAGAAGGCACATCAAAATCGCAATTGTTTAAAGCACGAAAGTGGCTTCGAGAAAAAATTAAAGAATTAAATAAAACAACAAGCTATGGCACCCATTAA